Sequence from the Ereboglobus luteus genome:
GGTCTCTGCGGATGGGCGCGCTCGCCGGGCGTGCCTGGAATTACGAGGGACAAACACGATGGTTGGAGGAATGTCGCCGGCGCTTGGAACGCGAAACCATCCTGCCCGCTATTCCAGTCACATTTTTAGTAACACTGGCGCAATAAGGGACGTCATTTAGTGCGCACGCGCGGCGTTGGTCGCGTGGATAATCTGCAAAAAGTTTCCTTTGAGTTTCCGGTTTTTTGATTTCTGATTCCGGGGCTTTTTTGAAACAAAACACATCCATGTCCCCGCTCACGCCCATTGCGATTTTTCTTGGTTCGGCCCTGTTGTTTTGCCTGCAACCGATGGTCGGGCGCACATTGCTGCCCGCGTTTGGCGGATCGGCGGCGGTGTGGTCGGTGTGCCTGGCCGCGTTTCAAGTGTTGCTCGTGGGCGGTTATGCGTATGCGCACGGGTTGAACAAGTTGGGCGCGCGAAAACAGCGGCGCGCGCATGTGACGCTGCTTGGCGTGGCGGCGGCGTGGACGTTTGTCACGGCCATGGCGGGGCTGGCGTGGGTGCGCGGAGGTTTGCACGCGGGGGCGCATCCTGCGCTGGGGGTTTTGGGTGTTGTGCTCGCGGGCGTGGGCGTGCCGTATCTGGTTTTGTCGGCGGGCAGTTCGCTGTTGCAGGCGTGGGCAAGCGAGACGGCGCGCGAGCATGGCGGGCGCGGGGTGTATCGGCTGTATGCGGTTTCCAACTTGGGATCGTTTTTCGGATTGTTCGCCTATCCGTTTTTGCTGGATCCGTTCGTGTCGTTGCGCGGGCAATGGCTTGGATGGTGCGCGGGCTTGGTGGTGTATCTGGCGCTGGTTGCGGGCGTGGCGCGGGGGAAGCGCGGGGGCGGGGCGGAGGCGTTGAGCGATCTTGACGCGGCGCTGGCGGCTTCGCGGCAGCCGAAAAAGACGGAGCCGGTGGTGCTGGCGCGCGGGCTTTCCGGCTCGGCGTGGTGGTTTGTGCTTCCGGGCTTGAGTTCGTTCACGCTGGTGGCGACGACGAACCATCTGTCGATGGATGTGGCGCCGATGCCGTTGTTGTGGGTGATTTTGCTGGGCGCGTTTTTGCTGAGTTACGCGGTCGGGTTTTCGCGCGCGGGCGAACGGTGGCTTCCGGTGTGGCGGTTGCTGGCGCTGGGCGCGTTGATCGCGTGCGGGTTCGCCGCGCAGGAATCGGGCGGCGACGCGTTCACGGCAAACATTCTGGCGGGCGTGGCGCTGGTGTTTTTCGGGGGCGTGTTTTTGCACGGATGGCTTTATGCAACGCGGCCCGAGGGCGCGCGGCTGACGCGGTTTTACCTGGGAGTGGCCGTGGGCGGGGCGGTTGGCGGGATGCTGGTGTCGTTTGTCGCGCCGGTGGTGTTTTCGGGATATTGGGAGTATCAGGTCGCGTTGATCGCGTGCGCGGCGGCGTCGCTGGTGTTCTCGGTATTGTCATGGGAATTGGTTTGGCACGCGCGGCTTCTCAACGGCGTGACGGCGGTGGCGAGTGTGTGCGTGTTCATGCTGGTGTGGACGGCGATGACCGTGGAGTCGCGCGGGATCGTGTTGCGCGGGCGCAATTTCTACGGCGCGTTGAAAGTGGGGCAGTCGGACATGATGGTGGCGGGCGACTTGGCGCGCGTTTATGCGCTCACCAACGGCGGCACGATGCACGGGCAGCAGGCGCATGGGCGAAACCCGGAACTGGAAAAAATGCCCACTTCCTATTACGGGTCGCTGGCCGGCGGCTTGTCGGTGATGCTGCACAAAAAATGGACGGGCGGGGCGCGCGGTAAAATCAATTTGGGCGACATGACCAAGCCGGTTTCCGGCGAAAACGGATCGCCGATGCGCGTGGGTGTGATCGGGCTCGGCGTCGGCACAATGGCGACCTGGGCGAGGGCGGGGGACGAGTGGCGTTTTTTTGAAATCAATCCGCTTGTGGACAAGGTCGCGCGCGACGAGCAGTTTTTCACCTGCGTGACGCGGTCGGCGGCGGCTCCGCGCACAATCCTCGGCGACGCGCGCCTGATGCTCGAGCGCGAGCAGTCCGCGGGCGAGGCCGTTTATGATGTGTTGATAATTGACGCGTATTCGGGCGATTCGATTCCGCTGCACCTGGCGACGGCGGAGGCGTTTCAGTTATACGCAAAACGCCTGGCGCCGGACGGGATACTGGCGATGCACATTAGCAACTGGCATCTGGATTTGCTGCCGTTGTGCAAGGCCGCCGCGCGCACGCTCGGCATGTCCGCGCTGGGCGTGCAATCGTTTGACAATCCAAACGAGTTGACCGAGGGCGCGATGTGGGTGTTTTTGACCCGCGAGCCGCTCGATGTGTCGTCGGGCGCCGTGGTGGAGTTGGTGGATTTTTCGCGCGTGCGCGACATTCGCCTGCCGACCGATGAGCGAGGAAGCTTGCAGGGGCTGATTCGTTTCAACTACAGCGCGCCCGTGCTGATCGAGGATGGGTGGCGCGATTATTTGGAAACGGAAACGCGCGCCGACGGGGAATGAAAAGAGTGCCGAAAAAACGGCTGTTTATCACTCCGCCGCCTGGGCGGGGGCTTCCGCCTCGGGGACGATTTGTTTGATGAATGCCATCAGCGGCTGCACCTCGGGGGGAGGCGGAACGAAATTTCCGTATAGCAGCTCGGGCATTGTGTATTCGGTGTTGTAGAATTTGCGGTTGGCGTCGTCGTTGCGGCTCATGTAACCGGCCTTGACGGTGGCGCCCGCCATCAGGCCCTTGTTCTTCACATAAACGAGCACGGGCACCTTGAGGATTTCCTTGCTCACGCTTTCGGCCTCGGCGTATTTCGGTCCGGCAACCGCCTTGGCATCCGCGCCGACGTTGAGGCGTTTTGTGAAGAGCACCTTTGGCGTGGCGTCATCGGTGATGATATAAACGGTTTCGATCGACTTTCCGCCGACTTGAAGTCCGACGCTGGCCTCGCCGGCGCGGATGAGGACGGGAATACTCCAGGTGCCGTCGCCGCGCTTGACCATGATCACGCCGTAGCCGCCCTTCATGCCGAAGATGAGGCCGGCCTCGAACTGGCTTGTGATGACAATGGCGCGCGCCTCCCTCAGCACAGTGTCGGGAATCGCGTGGTTTTTGTCGGCCATGAATTCGCGGATGATGGCCTCGCAATTCTCAATTTGTTTCACGTAGTCGGAGCGACCGTCGGCGCGCGCAAGGGGCATGGCGGCAAACAAGGCTGTCAGGGCGATGAGGATGATTTTTTTCATGGCAAAAAGATAAGGATGGATGCTGCGTTTTTCAAACGGAACACTGTGGAAAAAACGAGGGCATTATGCACGGACGACGCCTGTTGAAAAGCGCGTAGTGAAAAAACGTTGGGACGGGCGCGTGAGGTCCCTTCAAATTTTGAGCAATATCCCGAATTGACGCGGGAGCATTGCGACAAACGCGGACAATTCCGGTGCATGAATCATCGTATATTTCCCCTGTAAATCGCACTTGCCACCGCGCGTCGCGCCGTAAAACTCTTGCGCTTTAATCAACACACAAACCACCGCACCCTTTTGCAGTTACCTCCACGGGCCTCGGCCTTTTTTCATCGATAAAGTCTAATCATGGACGACCAAGCATCCAAAGAGAATCCCTCCAAGGATTTTAACAAACTCGATCTCAGCCAACTCCAAGGGTTCAGCTTCGGCACCCAATGGACGCAGGACAAAACCTCGTCTTCACGCCAAGGCGATTCACGCCGCTCCAGCGAGGGCGGCGAGCGTCCCCAGCGCAGAAACGGTGGCGATGCCCGGAGGGATCGTCGCGGTTTTCGCAAGCCCGCGACCCCCGCGGATGGTGCGGATTCACCCGCCGGCGCCGATGCGCAATCCCGTCCGCGCCGTGATGACCGGGCGCCTCGCCGCGACCAGCGCGAAGGCGACCAACGCGGCCCGAGGCGCGATTTCCGAGGCCCGCGCCGCGACGACCGCCGTCCCGGCGGCTACCAGCGCGAAGGCGCGCGCGAGTTTACCGGACCGTATTTCAGCCCGTATTACACCGTCACGTTTTATCCGGAGGACAACGGCTTCGCCGCGCTCGTGAAAGCGATCCGTGCTTCGTGCCGCACCTACGAACTTTTTGAAA
This genomic interval carries:
- a CDS encoding fused MFS/spermidine synthase, with the protein product MSPLTPIAIFLGSALLFCLQPMVGRTLLPAFGGSAAVWSVCLAAFQVLLVGGYAYAHGLNKLGARKQRRAHVTLLGVAAAWTFVTAMAGLAWVRGGLHAGAHPALGVLGVVLAGVGVPYLVLSAGSSLLQAWASETAREHGGRGVYRLYAVSNLGSFFGLFAYPFLLDPFVSLRGQWLGWCAGLVVYLALVAGVARGKRGGGAEALSDLDAALAASRQPKKTEPVVLARGLSGSAWWFVLPGLSSFTLVATTNHLSMDVAPMPLLWVILLGAFLLSYAVGFSRAGERWLPVWRLLALGALIACGFAAQESGGDAFTANILAGVALVFFGGVFLHGWLYATRPEGARLTRFYLGVAVGGAVGGMLVSFVAPVVFSGYWEYQVALIACAAASLVFSVLSWELVWHARLLNGVTAVASVCVFMLVWTAMTVESRGIVLRGRNFYGALKVGQSDMMVAGDLARVYALTNGGTMHGQQAHGRNPELEKMPTSYYGSLAGGLSVMLHKKWTGGARGKINLGDMTKPVSGENGSPMRVGVIGLGVGTMATWARAGDEWRFFEINPLVDKVARDEQFFTCVTRSAAAPRTILGDARLMLEREQSAGEAVYDVLIIDAYSGDSIPLHLATAEAFQLYAKRLAPDGILAMHISNWHLDLLPLCKAAARTLGMSALGVQSFDNPNELTEGAMWVFLTREPLDVSSGAVVELVDFSRVRDIRLPTDERGSLQGLIRFNYSAPVLIEDGWRDYLETETRADGE
- a CDS encoding lipid-binding SYLF domain-containing protein is translated as MKKIILIALTALFAAMPLARADGRSDYVKQIENCEAIIREFMADKNHAIPDTVLREARAIVITSQFEAGLIFGMKGGYGVIMVKRGDGTWSIPVLIRAGEASVGLQVGGKSIETVYIITDDATPKVLFTKRLNVGADAKAVAGPKYAEAESVSKEILKVPVLVYVKNKGLMAGATVKAGYMSRNDDANRKFYNTEYTMPELLYGNFVPPPPEVQPLMAFIKQIVPEAEAPAQAAE